The Labeo rohita strain BAU-BD-2019 chromosome 14, IGBB_LRoh.1.0, whole genome shotgun sequence genomic interval GATGTAAGTTTACAAATACGtcgtaattaaaatgtattacttaaataatgttttacgTAAATTGCTTCCTATTACCCTCTTTATAGGAAAGCATCgcccttattttttttaattccagaAATAATGTAATTTCAACCTACTAGAAAACAGCATTCAAAACTATATCCTGAATCTCTGCCATACTTGTTAAATATGATACCAGACATCTACTAGATGAAAATACACTTTCAAAACACTCTTTGATTCAGTCACAGTCTGAAAGTGTGCATGGTTGAGTCTTTCATAATTACCTTTTTAAGCATAACAGTTTTTGGATTTCTCAACTCCAGCCCTggaggcccactgctctgcacattttgtatgtttctgaatctgacacactcatttcagttcatggatctttctccaAACGAGCATGATGTGAATAaggtgtgttaaatgagggaaacatacaaaatgtgcagagcagtgggcctccAGGGCTGGAGTTGAGAAATCCAAAAACCCGTTatgactggagttgagaaccactggtatATGTAATTATTCTGCCATCTAATGGTTGTATTGTTCATAAACATCTGAAAACTCTGCTGCCTTATTGCACTTCTCATTACTCTGTAATGCATAAGACGACATTTTTACATTCTCTGAAGAGAAGAGTTGTGTTTGTACATTCAAAGTTTGCTGACATGACACCAGCTTGTAATGCAGTTGGAATATTCACTGAAATCACAGCAGgacagaaagaaaaactgaGTGCATTTCAGTAAATGGAGATAATACAGTCAATATGCAGGTATGTGTGGGTGGCTTCTCTTCAGTTGTATAGGAATGATAAAGGATGAGTGGCACTTCAGTATTGGCTGTTATATAATGCAGTGGTGGCACATTCACATATTTATAGTACCAcaaatgaaatgtataaaaaggCAGATTTTCACCCAAGACAAATTCAGTCACTACATACAGTGTTTTAATATTGTGCAATGTACTGGTTAGATTGTACCTTCAAAGCGATCAAACATCTGTGCAGCAATGTTTATGGTTTGAAATGTCTACTAAAATCACAAATAGATCTTATTAATATATCTGACAATAATAATTCAAacttacagaaaataaaaaactctATTGTACTGTACAGTATTTTCACAGaaaaatcattaatcattttcaaatttgTTCTATATGCCCTAAAATGTGAGTTACCTAActcttcaaaagattttttttgaacCAATCTAaggcataataataataaaacacaggtacacacatgcacacaccaAAACAGTTATCTTCCAATacattaactaaattaaatataatatcagACATTCAAAAGCcctataaattaataaaataagggAAAGCCAGTCAATGCAGCCTCTCACTGtagaaatgaaaaaatgtagtccaaatgcatgtttttttttccatttttttttagattttgcatGGCTTTCAGTCTCCCCATGATatgcatattcatatttaaagaacttTCAATTAAATAGTTAAAGGTGAAGTTAACTGTTCAGAGATTGTAGTGGCATTTTCTTTGGTTTCTGTAGCACTGGGGTGTCCAAGTCTGCTTCTGGAGGACCACGTTCATGCAAAGTCAACCCTaaataaacacacctgaaccagctaacgAAGGTCTTCAAGATTACTAGAAACTTTGAGGCAGCTGTGTTGGACCAGGCTGGAACATTACAAGGCCCTCCAGGAACATTACTGGGCACCTCTGCTGTAGGTGCTACAGAAAGCAATCACTTTCCTACTTGAAACAGACAAGAAAGATGATAGCGCCTCTGGCGTTTTAATAGCGCTTTTATCAAAAGCACTTTATCAAATATCACTAGTTTCCTTGCACTTCGAAATTCTGTCTGTGCACTGCAGTGCATGCTAATGGTCAACCACTAGCCTCACACAGACACTTCTGTAGTAGCTACAGTACCGTCCACCTCAGCTGAGAGCACAGGGTGGAACAGGAAATTGAAGGCGAACGCAAAGGCATTTCTGGCGTTACCCCTCCAGTCCTGTTCAATCTTGACCTGTCGTTGAATTGGTACAAGAGGTGAGGCACATGTCTTGCAGCGCAAGGCTTTGAGTTCAAACACTGGCCATTTGCTACCCAGTCTACCCTCAAGTACCGTGCTGAACTCCACCACGCTGCCTGAGCTGAGTGCCAGTAGGACACGCCGAAATTCGTTACTAGCCCGCAGCACAATGTCTTTGGTGGCATCATCAAAATCTTGTGCCCCATTGCGCCCCTTCTGCGGCATCCCCATAGTTACTTCAAACTTGTAGTAGTCGAAGCGTTTTACATGGCACTTGTGCTTTGCAAGAGCCTTGAGCTGACACAGTGGTTCAGCAGGTCCCGGCTGGGTCTCTTCGCACGCAGGATACTCCTCACCATATAGACATCGAACCCAGTCCGCTACAAAGACAGGCAGAAGGTTGATGACAGCTTGCACACCGTTCTCAATCTCAGTGACGCGGACATACTTAAACCGGCCCTCCCACGTCACCCGGTGTCCCTCCAAGTGGCTGCAGAGGATCTGGGCATGTGCCATGTTACGCTCCTTCCAGGCACGAGGGCCACACAGGTCGCTGTACTCCTGCCAAGTCAGGGTGCTGTTGTATACCTTCATCCCCTCCGAACGGTACACGTAGAACCAGCTGAAGAGCATCAGAGCTGAAATCCAGACAAGGATCAACTTGACCACACTGCTACGCCGCAAAGAGCGCAGCACTGCCAAGGGCGACACGCTAAAACGTGTCCACCAGTGCAGCAGGACAggaagcacacaaacacacactgttaCAACCATTTTGGTCAGTTCTAAGGCGAGGAACCACTGCACTACCTGCACCAGCATTACAGCTGCTAAAGCCAGAGATAACACGGGCAGAGCAAAGAAGAAAAGAAGGTAGCCCACAGCTGTGCGCATAAGCCCCAACGCTGTGGACTCTTGCAACAGCGTGACAGACAGTTCACACCAGATGAAGCACACCAGGTAGGGCAGCAGCACACAGTAGGTGCCACGTGCACCACCTGCTGTGGCCATACGGGAGCACAGGTAGAGGAGGTAGAGATACAGAGCACAAGGCACACCCACATGCAGTACCAAGCAGTCACCAAGGTGCATGCTGAACCAAGCGCCACCAAGTATACGACCCATCCAGCCTCCCAGCAACTGATTCATGAATTCAGAAATGGCAGAGGCAACCTGGGAGAGCAGAGCAAATTTGGCATGCTGCTGTGCTGTTGGTCGCAGACTTAAGTAGCTGCTTACAGTGAAAAAAACTGCAACCGTAGCCAGTTCCGAACATGGCAACCAGGACTTGTCTGCCACTGGAAATGAAAGAATGAGGAAAAGGGCAGAAAGGAGGAAGTAGAGGTATGGCTCCAGGTGATTCCATGTAAAGTTCGACTCTGCCTGCTCAAGGTCGATCCCCGGCTCAAAATGAGACAACATGGCTGTCAACGCTTTAAAGTTCTCCCATGCCTTGCTGTTCTGGAAGATTCGG includes:
- the wfs1b gene encoding wolframin — encoded protein: MDASLLESPLSPPASPVPTAFSASGHTIHSMSFSSMPSPSPSTMTTPPHHASQTGRSQLNAASNSHTAFPGQSPFPLQGEITEELSIDDLKQRAKNGDTKAQTEVGRYYLRLAEQEDEEVNSVTAVTWLLQAAKNGRKDAVKLLQRCLHERRGITAENREEVCSLACESRFQRSVRKAALVMYWKLNPERKKNITASELLENVSQLNDETDGAPSSPLLTPTQKQRKVLESLVARDGADYVGVEQFVENTKQYAEGISPTPVMEGFAGDDDDDDDEGLVKNPDELPLHQKVLKFPLHAVMEVKEVLIDWASRAGMQWISALIPTHHINALIFFFIISNLTLEFFVLVIPLIVFYLSFVSMVICTLRIFQNSKAWENFKALTAMLSHFEPGIDLEQAESNFTWNHLEPYLYFLLSALFLILSFPVADKSWLPCSELATVAVFFTVSSYLSLRPTAQQHAKFALLSQVASAISEFMNQLLGGWMGRILGGAWFSMHLGDCLVLHVGVPCALYLYLLYLCSRMATAGGARGTYCVLLPYLVCFIWCELSVTLLQESTALGLMRTAVGYLLFFFALPVLSLALAAVMLVQVVQWFLALELTKMVVTVCVCVLPVLLHWWTRFSVSPLAVLRSLRRSSVVKLILVWISALMLFSWFYVYRSEGMKVYNSTLTWQEYSDLCGPRAWKERNMAHAQILCSHLEGHRVTWEGRFKYVRVTEIENGVQAVINLLPVFVADWVRCLYGEEYPACEETQPGPAEPLCQLKALAKHKCHVKRFDYYKFEVTMGMPQKGRNGAQDFDDATKDIVLRASNEFRRVLLALSSGSVVEFSTVLEGRLGSKWPVFELKALRCKTCASPLVPIQRQVKIEQDWRGNARNAFAFAFNFLFHPVLSAEVDGTVATTEVSV